A segment of the Fusarium musae strain F31 chromosome 2, whole genome shotgun sequence genome:
TGCTGATACTGCTGATCAGGGTATGCGCCTTGCTGCTCTGGTCTGAAAGCGTAGTCCCCCGATCTCATGGTACCGGTTCGGGTTTCAGGCTCAACGACGTGAGagggggagaagaagagggagtcTCGGTGGGCAGCCGTTGATCCCGCAGCCATGGGACCTCCCGGTCGCAAAAGCGACGCCGGTGCCTGCTCCGGCGGAGGTCTCGGTGATTCTGAAGACGGGGCATAGCCAGAATGTGGTCGGTATATGGGTGAGTCTGGTGTATCGGGGATCGGGCCGCTGCTGGCGCCGAGAGAGGCATATGCAGCGGCGCGGTGGCCATCACCTGAAGGATGGGCCGAGTCATCGGGAGAGTGTATGCGTAGGCCAGACTGAGGTTCGGCGAGAGCAGCAATTTGAGGTGGAGGAGAACCGAGGAATTGAGAGAAGAGCTGAGTTCGTCGCTTCTGGTAGCTTTGGGCGCGTTAGTTTGAACGGTAAAGGTTAATGCCCGAGTCGCAGAGTTACTTGCCCCTTCTGTGTAATATCACCTTCCTACAGAGAACTCAAAGTTAGCCATGATATCTCGAAAAGATGATTGTTGATCGCATGCGACATCAACAAATGACCTTGAACCAAGCTCCAATGGCGTGCCGAAGCGTCCAAGCCAATGATTGGAATAAAGGTAGGAATTTGGTGAGCAATCAAGTGGCAGTTTACATACCTCAAGCTCGCGATCCAACTCTTCAAGGCgttcttgaagctctggattgacttcagccatgatggatggcGGTGTCGGGCGATGTGGCCGCTGCAAAGATGAAGGTTGGTGGGTTTATTTGAGGTTAGCCACGGACCTGAGTCTCACAGGTCCAGTGCCAGTCCGTCCAGTTGAAGGGACCCGACGGGATAGCAGAGTCTCGTGACGTAGTCTCAACTCAAGCCTTGGAGGGCGGGCAAGAGATTGCTCTTATTGGTTCTGTGACAGGGCCCGTTGGATAAAAGGGCGGGGTGCCCCTGGACTGTTTTGGCTGTATCACCATTCTTACCAGTTTTTTTAGCTGAGAATACGGTCCCTTGCGGGTTCATCCTCCCGTTGCCCCTCCTCTCTTGCAGCTCCAAGCATATGTTGGCCGCTAAATTTAGTGGCTGGTCACTGTTTTAGCGTGGCATTGGTTGCAGGAAGCAAGATATATATCCTTGAACTGAAgctcctcttctcaacaggGTCGCAATCGTGGTATTCGGCAGGCTCGGTGCTTTAGCCAGTATCGTATCACTGAATCTAATATCCGTTTAGGAAATGCGCGCCGTTGTATATGTCATTCTCTTGGCCACATCTACTCCGTAATAGCTGTTACTTTTTGTATGGAGTATTCTATTTTAAGAAACCTGAGTTGGCTGTGATAGACCGCCTATGACTGCGTCGCATCAACCACACAAAGCAAAGTCCAGAATGTGTGAAACTGGACCTTATCTTCCTGATAGATCACCGCGATGTCAACAGATATGCAAATACTATATGTGCATTTTCATTTTACGACACTCGGATCCCCCAGAGCTCAGATGTAGGGTAAGCTATTTGAAGATCGGATGTCGGTGGTTCGAATCTCCGGGTCCACATTACACCTCTTCCCTCTCAAAAGCTCAAAATTTCCTTCCATTTTACTATTCTCACCATTCAACATGTCTTGCACTTCAACACAACCAGTCGAGTGCAGCGAACTTAAAACCTCTTGAGGGACTCTGAGGCATTTGCTAGACACCATGAAGTCATGTGTTATCTGGGTCAGCCTGGCTGATATGAACCGCGACATTTGCTGAAATGCAATCGAATCACCTACATGCTCATCACAATAGTATTTTCATTGGCATCGAACTTGCTTAATGACCTAGTCTCATGGTATGTCTATTGTTTATTTCTTTCATCGCAATTCTATTTCCATATGATGAGACACACATAACACAGACCTGTTCTGAACACTTGTGTAGAAAAACATGTTTTTAATCTGATCAAACCCTTTAAAATTCTCTTTGGCACTTGTTCTATTTCAGAGATCCAGTACTAACAAGGCCTCAGGATCTAAAATTGATAGAACATAGAAACCAAAATGGAGTCAGGCTTCGAAGCTTCGACTCTACTGGTTTGTTCTTCTTTTGTTCGCGGCTCCAAGTCGGGTCTCTTTGAGACAAAGACGGTTGAACGTCGAACACACCCCCTCCTCTAGTGAGGAGATGTCCTTGTTCAACTAAGAACCGCCCATCTTTTACGATTTACTCATGTTCGGGGCCTCGTTCTTTCGCATTGAACAAAGCCCTCGACGAAGACAATGTGCTGTTCCAGCTCTTACTGTATCTAAACTATCttgtagtaataatataaaggatgCCACAGACTCGTTTCCTTAGTTCATCTTTCGTCCTCACCCAAGCAATTATCTGCTCCTGAACGCTCTTCCGCATAGCTTGAACAAATCGTCAGTTCTGGCAACAACGCATATCGATACCACTTCGCCAGTCCCAACAAGATCTGAACAGTCACCATAAAGCCTAGTAGTACCCGGCAAGTCTCAGGACATTTCCAGATGGATAATCTGTACAGTTCTGCCCCAGAGTATATGGGCAACACCTTAGCAGATATCAACCAACAGGTTTTGAATGGTATGGGTGATGACTACGACTACGACGGACTTTTCAACGAACAGTTCTCATCCGAAGATTTCATCAACTCGTGGGACTTTGGGGCAACCCAGGGCGTGGCTCCGAATACAGTCAAGGAAGACGCTCAGCTTCCAGTTGATCCTAAGCTCGAATCGACCGCCGACATTCCCGCCCCATCCGACCTAAACTCCATGTCGAATATGCCCAATGACATAGTAGCTCCTAAGCCTCATCAGCTACAGGATCCAGTTCCCATGCCAAAGACATCTTTGGCGCAGCAGCCCCGAACAGTACGCCAGCCTCTGGCACTACCCGTGCCTGTACCGGGAAATGCGTCCTCAGTTCATCAGCCTTTGGCACTACCTGTGCCTGTGATGGGAAATGCGGCCTCCAGTAGAGTTTCTCAAAGCGTTGATCTCGCAGCAAATGATCAATTTTCACTCTTTGACACTCGTGAACAAACAAACTCGTACTTATTATCCCCTTGCACGTCTTGTGAGAAGCACCAGCTAACCCGAACAAGGCACATTCCTCCCAATTATAACGCTTACAATTCCTATCAACCGAGTTATCATTACCCGGACAATGGTATCCAAGGGATCTACGGCCCTCAGGGCATGGCACAGTATCCCCTTCAACCTTCAGCCGCAATCAAATCTCAGTCTATGCACAAGATAATCCAAGTAAGCAAATGCGCAAATTGTCGTCAGGACCCTCATCCTGGCCCATGCTTTTCACAGACAGCTCCCCAGACTCCTCCCCAGGCTCGTCGGCCACCTCAACAAAGACTTCAGCAAGAACCACCCCAAGCGCCATCCCAAGAAACAGATGGACGACCAATTTGGTTGCAGACACCTCCTAAGCGCAAGCGAAATGTTGCATTTGAcaacgatgaggatgacgactcCGACCTGGAAGGTCCCCGGAAGAAGCCTGGTAGAAAGGGACGGACCCTCAAGACTAAACGCGGAAGGGATAAAGATTTCGAGATTGGAATCAAGATGTATGGAATGTTCCGATTCCCGGAAATGGACTGGGTTTCGCACAGAAGGTTCAAATTTCTGTACTTGCCCACGGGacagttggagaagaagattctATTCTCGGCTGAGGACTTGAAGGACTATGTCTACAACTGTCCTCGAAACCCAAGGCTTTGGATCCAGCAAAATCCAGCGCAGTGCACAGAACGAACTATCGATGCTGATACTATGTGTCGATACGAGAACTGCCCTGATTCAAACAACACGATAAGACCTGGCTGGGTGCGCGTGGCGTTCGACGAGTTCCATCAGCTTACCTCTTGTGGTCAGAAGGATCCTTTCAAGATGGCTGGTGTTATGCACCTTTGGTGCTTCGAGCAGTGCATCGACCCCGTAGAGGTAATGGCAAATGGGAAGATGATGCCAGATGATCGCGACGACGAGCATCTCATCAAGGAAAAGTCGAACAAGATGGCCATCACTCGGGATTCTGACACAACGATCGTTAAGCATACGATCAGACCTTGGTTCAAAAAGCATGCAGGTCAACCACTACAAGCTCCTTACGCGAACTATACGGAGTCTCTCTCCTACGCGCTTGTCAAGCACCATCTGGATCATCAAGTCGGTGCTCGTGCCAGGAGCCGCGGTGGTCGCAACAAGGATAGACCGGAAAGCGAGCTGAAGACCATTGACGTTCACATGGGCCGCCTCGACTTCTGGGCCGCTCGCGACACTGCTtccaggaagaagaggtcgGCGAAGCATTCTCGTGCTGCTGAACCTGAGCAGTTATATATTCCGGCGACCTCCAATGGACTTCCCCCGACACAAAAATCTGCTGAACTGACGCCATATGGCTCGACGAAGAACTTCAGCGATGTGCTAGAGAGTATTTCCGTTGCCAATAACTATGAGTTTGATTATAACGGAGTCATGCCGGaggtgaagaaggaggaggagccagTCAAGGTCGAGGATAGCTCAAAGTGGTCTGAGCCTGCCCCAGGGATCCAAAGAGTATCGATATCAATCAGCGATATTCTATCTCCCAGTGTTCTCCTAGAGCAGGAGGACGTTGTGCAGCCGAGCCCCAAAGCAGAGACTGGTCGCAAAGATCAGCCCATCTCGCCACTACGACGAAGCCCCCGCCTCTCAGCTGGGAACATTTCTGATTCTGTTCAGACCGAGACCAAGGCTACCACTTCCCCAGAAAAGGCGCAAGCCTCCGGCTTGGCTTTCCCTACGGCCCCTAAGAAAGTATCCGTGGCTCTGCCCTCTACACCAGAGGGCCAGAGAGCTGCTTCGTTGAGTGATAGTCTTTCCGAATCGCCATCCGCCCGACCAGTCAAAAACAAATCCCCTCGAGAAGGGTCTGGTCACGCTGGTGAGGAGACTCAGGGCTCACctttgaggagaagcagcCGAGTGAGCCCTAAGAAGAAGCTTTGAGGCAGCAGGTGGTGATGATCAAGGACTATTGAAAGTTGCTGGAGTCATGGAGTGGATGTAATAGTACGGTATCCCTGCTGGTTAGAGGACTACACAGGATATGGAGTTTTTATTGGGTTTAGAGGGTATGAATCAAAATCTATGGAGCCATGGGATGTGTCGTGTTTCTGCAATACCCCATTTCTCATGGTTCAGGATAACAGCATAACATAGCAATCAGTGCATTAGACTTGGCTTAGTATTCAGTCCGGAGTTTGGAGTTTATGTTCACCTTCCTGTTTTAGTATTAGAGAATCAAATTGTATACACGAATGAATAAGCTATGAGTTGCAGTGAGTGAAGTCGAGTGATCATGGAGATATCGAGAGAGTTAGTCTTGGTCGAAGAACCAGTTGTGTCGAGAGAGAACTTTGATCACCTTGACAAAAGGCTCTATAGATAGAACATTgctctttatattaaaggctCAATTCTTTGTGAATGGTTCGAGTATCGGGTCGAGTCTCTTTGTTTCTTCAACAATAACGACACCAGCATCATAGGACCTCTCTTTCAAGCCACAAGCTATAAGCGACAAAACGCACGGCTCAACTCAAGGTCCAGTCCCGATCTTCAAAGAaacccaagccaagccaggtcaagtcaagtcaaggacAATCAAATCGTCTATCAGGCAAAAGGGGCCCAAGCTTCAACAAAGAACCTCGAGCTCCCCCAGGCTCCAGCTCGCCCGTTATAGCAGTGACGTTGTCCCCATCTGGTGGGGGAAGGGGAAGTAAGGGAACGACCCGTCCGTTGAGAGGGGTCGTCGGGGGGAGGGGGGTACGGGAACGCCGATGCAGGCTTACAAGCTAAACAAGGTTGAGGGCTGCTAGGACAGATCTGCGGCCTTGTAGCTGAGCCGGCATCTGTAGCTGTGAGTTGTTCGATATTGCTCTTTTGGGGGAGGAGGGAGAACGGGACTTGAGAGGGTGGCATGGATGCCAAGAGAGGAGAGTTGCGTTTCGGCGAGTGCGAGAACAATAAGTCGTGTGCTATATTTGAAGCTCACGTCTCTTGTCTTTGGGGCAtattcttgaccttctttgTTCAGATTCTTCAGTTCTACAAGTGACAGAATCATAAATATCGCTCTGCATCGCCCATACCCTGCCAAGCAGGATCAGAGCAAGGATCAACGTGGTCAAGTTCAGTCTATCGACAGGCGATATTCGGCGAGAGCGAAGCTATATCAGCACATCCCACTGCAATACATACATAGTCTGTCTACCTACTGTATCAGCTTTGGTAGCACACGGCATTGAGAGAGAAACGTTTTACGGCACAACGATAAATCCAATCACGTGTGCCATACCTTTCTTCCCTTTTGTTATTTTTCCGGTTTCCTCCAAGAGCTCGCCTGAGCTGTCGGTATTTGCATCACACATTCCACACATaccagagcagagcagagcaggcCAAAAGAAGGGTTGCATCCCTTATCTGTCGGAGAATAACAGAGAGCTATCAGTGGTTAATTCTCGAATCAACTACTGCAAGTTAAACAGCTTCAGGTTCGTGGATCAACTAGATCCATCCAATTCCATCTCTCATTCCGGAATTTGTGGTCGGTCCTAACTTATTCTACTAGTTACAGCGGCTATAGCAGTGACGGAGACGGCGCGCAACAGGAACAGGTCCACCGTTTTTACTTTGCAGCTTGAACCTTTCAGGCGGTACCTTACAGGGCTTTTAGTGGGGCGACCACCTAAACCATCCCATTCTCCaagcatctccatctccatctccatctcatcccgTCTCCCAGGGCcctccacatccacatccacatcctAGATTCCAGGGCAGGCATCAAATCGGCCGAGTTCCATTGATACAACTGTCGTCGCTCAATTGTCtctctctccttctctctctctcatctctactctcttctttatcttctttctcttctcccaaAGGCAAATCATGGGAGCCGAAGTCAAGCCTGCTTTGCAGGTGATTGTATTGGTACGTATCATCAAACGGTTAACAGCCTATCCCGATCCCTCGTTTGTTTACATGTGCACCGTTACATCTCCAAAAACCAACCAACACCCACTGAGGTTCACCTGTGATATCAGAACGGTTTTTGGTGCATGACGACCagaaacacaacacaacacaccGGATCATGTCGTGATTCGTGGTGGCGTTTGCCTTGCCGCATCCTAATACCCTATTTCATAATTCGGCTTCTCTCCACTCACTCATATGAATAATTCAGCTGAACTCTAGCTAACCTTCTATCACAGGGCTCAGGAGGTGGTCCTCAAGAATCAAACACCACTGCTTTTCTAGTCCGATCTGTTGCCCAAAAATGGCATCGTGGCTCTATCGTCGCCGTCGATGCTGGCGTCCATCTCTCTGCCATCACACGTATCATGGAAGAATCGATACCTTCTccgccacctcctcctcccttcaCACTCACCACTGGCCCCTTTGCAGGTCTTGAGCTACCTTACTCGTCACCTTCTGCTAATGCATCCCACATCACTCGATCTCTTGTCGACACATATCTCATCACTCACCCTCACCTTGATCACATCTCTGGCTTTGTAGTCAATACTGCTGGCTTCCCAGGCACAAGGCCAAAGAAACTGGCTGCTCTACCAAGCACAATCCAAGCTTTCAAGAATCACATCTTCAATAATGTGATATGGCCAAACCTGAGTGATGAGAACAACGGAGCTGGTCTGGTGACTTATATGCGATTGGTTGAAGGTGGTAGTCCGACACTCGGCGACGGTGAAAGTAGGGGTTACATCGAAGTTGCAGACGGACTCCTTATCAAGGTTTGGAGCGTAAGCCATGGGCATTGCCTCGAGAAGCATAGCCACAGGGGCTCGACGTCAAGTGCATCTACTCGCttcagcagccatgatgcaTCCATGCCACAGGGCCCCATCGCGCGCTCAGCATCTTACTACCCGGGATCTATTTCCCTGCATCGAGGGTCACTCATGATCCCCCAAAACAGCTTCAGCCCTGTAACCAATGTATCGGAACAGGAGCAAATTTGCGTCTACAACTCAAGCGCCTACTTCATCCAGGACCCCACCACCCACCGCGAAGTCCTGATTTTCGGAGACGTTGAGCCTGATAGTATATCGCTAAGCCCGCGGAATCTGCATATTTGGCAACAAGCTGCCCCAAAGATCGCCGCTGGTAATCTCAAGGCTATCTTCATCGAGTGCAGCTACGACGAGTCGCAGGCCGAGGATCGTCTGTACGGGCACCTGAAGCCCCGTTATGTCATCGAGGAGCTGCGTGCCCTGGCTCATGAGGTCGAAATCGAACGCAAGTCGCATTACTCCGAACCTaagaagcgcaagcgcaTGGGCAGCACGACTGACGAGACTCCACGACGAAATCCTTCTATCGCGAATCTCACCTCTGAAGACCCCGTGTCTCCCAGGACCATCAAGGCTTCGACACCGGATTACGTTCACCCTGGTATTGAAACACCTCCTACACCGCATCTCGCTTCGCCGACGGCTGAGTTGACGCTCAACCCATCTGATTCCTTCACATCTGTGCCCAAGATAAAACGGCCCCTCGAAGGTCTCAAGGTTGTCATCATCCATGTCAAGGATCGACTTGATGATGGACCTAATGTTGGAAACACCATTCTGAAACAGCTGCATAATTTTGAGAGCGAAACGGAGTCGCCCTTGGGATGCGAATTTATCATCTCCCATTCTGGTCAGAGCATCTATCTCTGAGCACTTCATCTACAGGCGTTTGCACTTTTTTGCTTTCTCTGGCATTTAGCCATATATGATTTCTTCTGTTCTATAGCACCTGGCTATAAGCTCCGTGGGCTTGTGCTACTGTTTGGGTTTATGTTTGTTAAATATTTTGCTTATTTGAGGCGACGGTTTGGTTTATGAGTATAGCTCAGGGAATGAAAGGTGGGCATGTATCACTCCTAGGGAATTGTATTGCATGATTGTCATTTTGTTATTAAGCCTGGTTTCCGGGCTAGTTTATTCTATGTATTTGGTGTTTGGTCATGAATGAATATATACCAAGTCTGGCTTagttcttttgcttttgtATCCTTTCAACTCCCTCTTGGCCACCGACGTCCTTATCAAAATCTGTTCTGGGGATCTCAAACGCCTCAGTAACCCTCGCATATGTGATTCCTCCTAACCGGCTGACTGGCTTCAATACGCCAGGATCAACCATATTCTTATCCTCATTCAACGCATCCTCTCGAACCCAGAAGCGAGTTCCCTCGAAAACGGCCATGCAGCCCGACTTGTTTCCAGGTCGTGCCTTGCTGTCGAACTCCTTGAGCATGTCGAGCTTGCACTCAATGCTGACAATAGCCTCGCCCACTCGAGCACACTTGACGGTCTCACAGTCGTACTTGGGTGTCAGGCCTGAGATATCCCACTCGGATACATCAGCAGGGGCGTTGACACTAGCTGAGTTTGCGGCTTCGATGAAGTGCtctgagatgatgttgataacACACTCGCCGGAGTCGGAGACGTTGCGAAGTGTATCCTTCGCATTTTCTAGTCCAGAGGCGaaaccaacaacaaacatGGGCGGGTCGTGGTTCATCATGTTGAAGTAACTGAATGGAGCGAGGTTCTTCTTTGTACCGTCGGGAGCTTGGCTGCTCACAAAAGCGATAGGACGCGGTACAATAGCagagatgagaagcttgtAGTTGAACCCCGCAGGGCGACCCTCCTCGTGGGGATCTATGGTGACATGTTTCTTATCGCCATCATCCTTGCCCAACTTATTCGCACCCTCACCAAAAGTCCAATCCGCGTCAACAGTCTTGGTGTAGCGAAACTGAGACTTGGCATCCAGCTCCGGTCTCGAAGCCTCGACCCCCTTAAAATCCGGGTGAGGATTGCGCTTGATGATTGCGTCACCCATGATGAATCGAGAGGTTGGAAATATCCGCGATGAGTGAGTTGTGAGCGGTTTAAAGATGCGACGCATGGGAAACTTGGCTTGggttaaaataaaagtatggGGATATTCGGAGGGGCTCGGGGTTAGATGTTGATTCCGGGGTATCTTTTCTATGGAAGTTCATTGGTAATGTTGCTTGCTAAGATCGTTTGTAATGCGTGATAAAGCAAGTGGATTGTCTGTTTTCTCCACTGGTACTGGCTTTGAGTGAGGTAATTGATTGAGTACATTTCGAGTCAGGTATAGAGCCTTAGTTCTTAACTATGATTCGAAGGGAGCTTACTAGTTTCGGAAATACGGAATAAGAGATGTGCTCTTATAAGTGGTggttactttaataagagaAGATCACTTCCTTGATACATGATGTATGATGTAAGTCAATCATTGTTGCTCGTGGATATTCTCCTGCAACGGATGAAGCCAATACTGCAATACCGTCGAGATTGCTCACAACCTGACTAATTACTAACTTTGGACCACCATCAAGATTCTTGTGATCAATCATCATTGGCTATCAACTCCAACTGTCCTACTGTGTGGTGTGCGATGGATAGTACTTTGAGCTGACATCAGAACTCAATATGGATGACTAGATATCACCTACATGCTTAAGAGCCAGATAATAACAAAGGTATACGAACTCCAATAACAACATAAAGAGAGAGTGATACCATATCAACCATATCTATTTAGGGGATCATAATCTATTCATATTGATAGATTCGCAAGATTATGGTGTTCCAAGTGTAGGGTAGCCACCTTACATAATGCAATCACTGTAACCATTTCATGTGACAGCGCGAGCTAGTGTAACGCGGAAAGAGGAGTCATTCGCCGCGTCTGACTctagagaaaaaaaaagttgaTGGTAGATTTCAAGCCGAAATATTATATCGATTACCTATGACTTAAGCAGATGATGCATTTTTGTATCACGCCGAATTCCCTCTTAACTCTTTAAAACTCTCTCATGCAAACATGGGGCACTCGACGCCTCGCACATTTATTCAATTCTTGTAGCCGTCCATTACCACCCACTTTTTCATCAACTTCACCTGGACTTTATTTCTGCAGACGAGCCTGGAACGGTTCAAAGCCAAAAGTAAAGTCTCGAGCTTTCAGAAAACCCCGCCTATTCTCTGAACCTATCGTGATACCAAAACCAACCCCAAATCCAAATCTAAGCGAGAATTCTGCTGGTGCTCCAATGACGACTACGGTTGAGATCGCTTCGGCGCCCACCGTGGATACTCCCGGAACTTGTCTCTTTGTCCACAGCGATAAACGGGCGTATCTGTTTGGCCGACCCGAAGAAGGGACTCAGCGCGCTTTCCAGAGCAGGAGACTTGGAATGGGAGCAACAGAGCAGGTCTTTCTCAGCGGCAGTGTCTCGTGGGAATTGGTTGGAGGTCTCTTCGGCTATGTTCTCACAGTTGGTGGCGCTCTAGAGGCGAGTAGGGAACAGACGGCATTGATCAATGAGGAAAGAAAGAGCAAGGGCCAAAAGTTGACGAAGCAAGCTGCTTTCGAAACCATTCACATCCATGGTGGCGAGAATCTAAACCACACTCTCGCCGCATGCCGTCCCGTCATTTTACGTCAACCGATCTCTGTGCGCACGCATGAGCATAGAGAAAACACTCGGCTTGAGACAATCGAGAGCATAGAACCCGACTGGAAAGACGACGTGCTCCGTGTGTGGAAGATTCCGATTCAACGAGATCGCTCCAGCAGCCCAAAGAAGCGTCGCAGGTCGagcgccatcgccatcagtGAAGACCAAGAGGAAGCACAGTTCAAAGAGTGGTCACCACTTTCAGACCCTGAATATGCGACCACTCTTGTTGAGAAAGTCATGTTCAATGGAAGACTCAAAGGAAACGGCATGCTCATCCCTGTCAAGCTGAGCGA
Coding sequences within it:
- a CDS encoding hypothetical protein (EggNog:ENOG41~antiSMASH:Cluster_2.4), with the protein product MGDAIIKRNPHPDFKGVEASRPELDAKSQFRYTKTVDADWTFGEGANKLGKDDGDKKHVTIDPHEEGRPAGFNYKLLISAIVPRPIAFVSSQAPDGTKKNLAPFSYFNMMNHDPPMFVVGFASGLENAKDTLRNVSDSGECVINIISEHFIEAANSASVNAPADVSEWDISGLTPKYDCETVKCARVGEAIVSIECKLDMLKEFDSKARPGNKSGCMAVFEGTRFWVREDALNEDKNMVDPGVLKPVSRLGGITYARVTEAFEIPRTDFDKDVGGQEGVERIQKQKN
- a CDS encoding hypothetical protein (EggNog:ENOG41~BUSCO:EOG092620FM~antiSMASH:Cluster_2.4), with amino-acid sequence MGAEVKPALQVIVLGSGGGPQESNTTAFLVRSVAQKWHRGSIVAVDAGVHLSAITRIMEESIPSPPPPPPFTLTTGPFAGLELPYSSPSANASHITRSLVDTYLITHPHLDHISGFVVNTAGFPGTRPKKLAALPSTIQAFKNHIFNNVIWPNLSDENNGAGLVTYMRLVEGGSPTLGDGESRGYIEVADGLLIKVWSVSHGHCLEKHSHRGSTSSASTRFSSHDASMPQGPIARSASYYPGSISLHRGSLMIPQNSFSPVTNVSEQEQICVYNSSAYFIQDPTTHREVLIFGDVEPDSISLSPRNLHIWQQAAPKIAAGNLKAIFIECSYDESQAEDRLYGHLKPRYVIEELRALAHEVEIERKSHYSEPKKRKRMGSTTDETPRRNPSIANLTSEDPVSPRTIKASTPDYVHPGIETPPTPHLASPTAELTLNPSDSFTSVPKIKRPLEGLKVVIIHVKDRLDDGPNVGNTILKQLHNFESETESPLGCEFIISHSGQSIYL
- a CDS encoding hypothetical protein (EggNog:ENOG41~antiSMASH:Cluster_2.4), translated to MDNLYSSAPEYMGNTLADINQQVLNGMGDDYDYDGLFNEQFSSEDFINSWDFGATQGVAPNTVKEDAQLPVDPKLESTADIPAPSDLNSMSNMPNDIVAPKPHQLQDPVPMPKTSLAQQPRTVRQPLALPVPVPGNASSVHQPLALPVPVMGNAASSRVSQSVDLAANDQFSLFDTREQTNSHIPPNYNAYNSYQPSYHYPDNGIQGIYGPQGMAQYPLQPSAAIKSQSMHKIIQTAPQTPPQARRPPQQRLQQEPPQAPSQETDGRPIWLQTPPKRKRNVAFDNDEDDDSDLEGPRKKPGRKGRTLKTKRGRDKDFEIGIKMYGMFRFPEMDWVSHRRFKFLYLPTGQLEKKILFSAEDLKDYVYNCPRNPRLWIQQNPAQCTERTIDADTMCRYENCPDSNNTIRPGWVRVAFDEFHQLTSCGQKDPFKMAGVMHLWCFEQCIDPVEVMANGKMMPDDRDDEHLIKEKSNKMAITRDSDTTIVKHTIRPWFKKHAGQPLQAPYANYTESLSYALVKHHLDHQVGARARSRGGRNKDRPESELKTIDVHMGRLDFWAARDTASRKKRSAKHSRAAEPEQLYIPATSNGLPPTQKSAELTPYGSTKNFSDVLESISVANNYEFDYNGVMPEVKKEEEPVKVEDSSKWSEPAPGIQRVSISISDILSPSVLLEQEDVVQPSPKAETGRKDQPISPLRRSPRLSAGNISDSVQTETKATTSPEKAQASGLAFPTAPKKVSVALPSTPEGQRAASLSDSLSESPSARPVKNKSPREGSGHAGEETQGSPLRRSSRVSPKKKL